From the Paenibacillus sp. FSL H8-0548 genome, one window contains:
- a CDS encoding glycosyltransferase, which translates to MISVVNDSQPKLLILYASYGEGHLQVARAIKGAWEETGNYHTVMIDLMAESHPWLNELTRRFYLKSYSSMPSLYGWMYDFTKLMNHDSFFGSLLHSFGSDKIRRILEIEQPDIVLHTFPGFGLAETKRRNSPQPPSYAVITDFDLHRRWVHPSIDRYYVATEDLKQELVLLGIPEIAIQVSGIPLKRGFYATKASSLLYDRYKLSPDSPVVLIMAGAQGVVPNLFQICSQLLLDDNIQIALVCGRNLLMKDAIEQQFQNREGASRLQVYGYLESIHELMAISDCLVTKPGGVTLSEGIAAGLPIFIYKPVPGQEKQNALYLASKGAAVISYEARELTASILKLMRDPLLLTVSKLSTKQLQVKHAAAEAIVFDMLSNLRIMENTATL; encoded by the coding sequence ATGATTTCTGTTGTTAACGATTCACAGCCGAAGCTGCTCATTTTGTACGCGTCTTACGGAGAAGGCCATCTGCAAGTAGCTCGCGCAATTAAGGGCGCATGGGAGGAGACAGGCAATTATCATACTGTAATGATAGATCTAATGGCAGAATCTCACCCTTGGCTGAACGAGCTGACCAGACGATTCTACTTAAAAAGCTACTCTTCTATGCCTTCACTATACGGCTGGATGTATGATTTCACTAAACTGATGAATCATGATTCCTTTTTCGGCAGCCTGCTTCATTCCTTTGGAAGCGATAAGATCAGGCGAATTCTCGAAATAGAGCAGCCGGATATCGTTCTACATACCTTTCCGGGCTTTGGGCTTGCGGAGACTAAACGGCGCAATAGCCCTCAGCCCCCCTCCTACGCTGTCATCACCGATTTTGATTTGCATCGCCGCTGGGTTCATCCCAGCATCGACCGCTATTATGTGGCAACCGAGGATTTGAAGCAAGAGCTGGTGCTGCTAGGCATTCCCGAAATTGCCATTCAAGTGAGCGGAATCCCGCTTAAGCGCGGTTTTTACGCAACAAAAGCTAGCTCGCTGCTATATGACCGCTATAAGCTGAGCCCCGACTCCCCGGTCGTTCTTATTATGGCAGGCGCGCAGGGTGTTGTCCCCAATCTATTCCAAATATGCAGCCAGCTTCTTCTGGACGATAACATCCAGATCGCACTCGTATGCGGACGCAATCTTCTTATGAAGGACGCCATAGAGCAGCAATTTCAAAACCGCGAAGGCGCCTCACGCTTGCAAGTGTATGGCTACCTAGAGTCTATTCATGAGCTAATGGCCATTTCTGATTGTCTCGTAACCAAGCCTGGCGGCGTTACGCTCTCCGAAGGAATTGCTGCCGGATTGCCTATCTTTATCTATAAACCGGTTCCTGGACAAGAAAAACAAAATGCGCTTTATCTCGCATCCAAGGGAGCAGCTGTTATATCCTATGAGGCTAGGGAGCTCACAGCCAGCATTTTGAAACTCATGCGCGACCCACTCCTTCTTACCGTAAGCAAGCTGTCCACGAAGCAGCTTCAAGTTAAGCACGCAGCAGCGGAAGCCATTGTTTTTGATATGTTATCCAATTTGCGTATAATGGAGAATACAGCGACTCTATAG